A region from the Vicia villosa cultivar HV-30 ecotype Madison, WI linkage group LG3, Vvil1.0, whole genome shotgun sequence genome encodes:
- the LOC131660161 gene encoding allene oxide synthase 1, chloroplastic-like — protein sequence MASSSSSSLISLSSTFLQKDILLKRTTTKSPISKCPLNSIKASVSMSETEATTSSVPLRKIPGDYGLPFIGPIKDRQDYFYNEGQNNFFKNRIQKYNSTVFRANMPPGPFISSNPNVIVLLDGKSFPILFDVSKVEKRDLFTGTYMPSTELTGGYRILSYLDPSEPKHDQLKRFLFFLLKSRSSHFIPEFHSSYTNLFETLEKDLAKNGKAPFGESSDQTAFNYLAKAFYGVNPSETKLGTDAPSIITKWTALQLGPILTIGLPRLIEEPLLHTFLLPPALVKKDYQRLYEFFYESSSGPILDEAVRLGVSKEEAVHNLIFATCFNSFGGMKILFPSMIGYIGEAGVNLHAKLAKEIRSVVKSNGGKVTMAGLEQMPLMKSVVYETLRIDPPVPFQYAKAKRDLVIENHENAFQVKEGEMLFGYQPFATKDPKIFDRAEEFVGDRFLGEGEKLLKHVLWSNGPETEQTNAGNKQCAGKDFVVLFSRLLVVELFLRYDTFEVEVEKSAAGSAVTFTSFKKATF from the coding sequence atggcatcatcatcatcatcctcccttATCTCTTTATCTTCTACTTTCCTACAAAAGGACATTCTATTAAagagaacaacaacaaaatcccCCATCTCCAAATGTCCTCTTAATTCTATAAAAGCGTCAGTGTCGATGTCCGAAACTGAAGCAACCACATCATCAGTACCATTGAGAAAAATACCAGGAGATTATGGCCTCCCTTTTATAGGACCCATCAAAGACCGTCAAGATTATTTCTACAACGAAGGCCAAAACAATTTCTTCAAAAACCGAATCCAAAAATATAACTCAACCGTTTTTCGCGCCAATATGCCACCTGGCCCTTTCATTTCATCCAACCCAAACGTCATCGTTTTACTCGACGGCAAATCCTTCCCTATCCTCTTCGACGTTTCCAAAGTAGAAAAACGAGACCTCTTCACCGGAACTTACATGCCTTCCACAGAACTCACCGGCGGTTACCGAATTCTCTCTTACCTCGACCCCTCCGAACCAAAACACGATCAACTCAAACGctttctcttcttcctcctcaAATCTCGTAGCAGCCATTTCATTCCTGAGTTTCATTCATCTTACACAAACCTCTTCGAAACACTGGAGAAAGACCTTGCGAAAAACGGAAAAGCGCCTTTCGGTGAGTCCAGCGATCAAACAGCTTTTAACTACCTTGCAAAAGCATTCTACGGAGTTAATCCTTCCGAAACAAAACTCGGAACAGATGCTCCGAGTATAATAACGAAATGGACCGCGCTTCAGCTCGGTCCAATTCTTACCATCGGTCTCCCGAGGTTAATCGAGGAGCCACTTCTTCACACTTTTCTTCTTCCACCAGCTTTGGTGAAGAAAGATTACCAGAGACTTTATGAGTTTTTCTACGAGTCATCTTCCGGACCGATTCTCGATGAAGCGGTTCGGCTCGGGGTTTCTAAAGAAGAAGCGGTTCACAATCTTATATTCGCCACTTGTTTTAATTCATTTGGTGGAATGAAGATTTTGTTTCCAAGTATGATAGGGTATATTGGAGAAGCGGGGGTTAATCTTCATGCTAAGTTAGCGAAAGAGATTAGATCTGTTGTTAAATCCAACGGCGGGAAAGTGACGATGGCTGGGTTGGAGCAAATGCCGTTGATGAAATCAGTGGTCTATGAAACACTTAGAATTGATCCACCGGTGCCGTTTCAATACGCGAAAGCGAAACGTGATTTAGTGATTGAGAATCACGAGAATGCGTTTCAAGTGAAGGAAGGTGAAATGCTGTTTGGTTATCAACCGTTTGCGACTAAGGACCCTAAGATATTTGATAGGGCTGAGGAGTTTGTTGGGGATAGGTTTTTGGGGGAAGGGGAGAAGTTGTTGAAACATGTTCTATGGTCGAATGGTCCTGAAACGGAACAAACGAATGCTGGTAATAAGCAGTGTGCTGGGAAGGATTTTGTTGTGTTGTTTTCTAGACTTTTGGTGGTGGAGTTGTTTCTAAGATATGATACTTTTGAAGTTGAAGTTGAAAAGAGTGCAGCAGGATCGGCTGTTACCTTTACCTCATTCAAGAAAGCAACCTTTTAG